The following proteins come from a genomic window of Zygotorulaspora mrakii chromosome 8, complete sequence:
- the GRC3 gene encoding polynucleotide 5'-hydroxyl-kinase (similar to Saccharomyces cerevisiae GRC3 (YLL035W); ancestral locus Anc_4.22), with protein MAALYDESGVPRYYADDSDNSSDSEVSFISSKEPTATLMREEYEEDVEQQSDTFPANKNFLPLLNQNTFVINKARDTLLIGLSEKQTIFLSGVFQLQIVKGGIVYNNTHYNASKDYFTMWHPMSNSIPIIQSSFYAGWDESSHIEFTHKDYLTDELQRFNCVIRIRNASTEGIIQASKLYKDVRYLWNPATGFTRNCLSKDCQYGILRVGIDSFTPLDISEEWSSHIDRLTLTHNNNSHDMRVIIIGGKNSGKSTFLRVLMENFIASRSSEHNSEDIMYLDLDPGQPEYSSPDCISVNQISCDGKVRGAHLGQAFNKTLKQYYIGSNSPQDAPTTYLEEINKLFEYLEQESYLGTSFVNIPGWIKGFGINILNFVIERYKPTNIVLLETNTSKKHFDELLIPSHFTDYTGYDYKPEVVKLRANFTRSDDSKFNASQLRIFKTLAYFHTLERNTIELKYDFAPLVKEAPFQLSFGPHGIRGISFFEEFLNLHPDDLKRALEGTIVAVYSCKTYISTDSDNAGLLPILKNMPEDTCFIGLAIVHSIDIDNKFMNIYIPDVLGKNVIEESGMNLILFRGKTDTPLCEIFPPDSIFSDASTPFISRERRKKYEHVWKVRKNILRRGHTMQ; from the coding sequence ATGGCAGCTCTATATGACGAATCCGGTGTGCCTCGATATTATGCAGACGACTCTGATAATTCTAGTGACTCTGAAGTGAGCTTTATCTCATCAAAGGAACCCACAGCTACTTTGATGAGAGAAGAATACGAAGAAGACGTGGAACAGCAATCTGACACTTTCCCAGCTAATAAAAATTTCCTCCCACTATTAAATCAGAATACATTTGTCATTAATAAAGCCAGGGACACATTACTCATTGGACTTTCAGAGAAGCagacaatttttttatctggGGTTTTCCAACTGCAAATCGTTAAAGGCGGAATCGTGTACAACAATACACATTATAATGCatcaaaagattatttCACCATGTGGCACCCCATGTCTAATTCAATACCTATAATTCAAAGTTCATTTTATGCTGGGTGGGATGAGTCATCTCATATTGAGTTCACGCATAAGGATTACCTGACCGATGAATTACAAAGATTTAATTGCGTGATTAGAATAAGAAACGCTTCAACGGAGGGAATTATACAGGCTAGCAAACTGTATAAGGATGTAAGATACCTTTGGAATCCAGCCACTGGGTTTACTCGCAATTGTCTTTCCAAGGATTGCCAGTATGGCATATTGAGAGTTGGCATAGATTCCTTCACTCCTTTAGATATAAGCGAAGAGTGGTCTTCTCATATTGATAGACTTACATTAACTCATAATAACAACAGTCATGACATGAGGGTAATCATTATAGGAGGTAAAAATTCGGGGAAATCCACTTTTTTGAGAGTTCTGATGGAAAATTTTATAGCCAGTAGATCTTCGGAACATAATAGCGAAGATATAATGTATTTGGATCTGGATCCTGGTCAGCCTGAGTACTCTAGTCCAGACTGTATTTCTGTTAATCAAATTTCATGTGATGGGAAGGTGAGAGGTGCTCACTTGGGACAAGCATTCAATAAAACACTTAAACAATACTACATAGGCTCAAACTCACCTCAGGATGCACCAACAACATACTTGGAAGAAATTAATaaactttttgaatatttagAACAAGAATCATACCTTGGAACTTCTTTTGTTAATATTCCAGGATGGATAAAGGGATTTGGAATCAACATTCTGAATTTCgttattgaaagatataaaCCTACCAATATTGTTTTGTTGGAAACAAATACGTCAAAAAAGCATTTTGATGAACTGCTTATTCCTTCACATTTTACAGATTACACAGGCTATGATTACAAACCAGAAGTTGTAAAATTGAGGGCAAATTTCACAAGATCAGATGATTCCAAATTCAATGCATCACAATtgagaatattcaaaaCACTAGCATATTTCCATACTTTGGAAAGGAATACAATCGAATTGAAATATGACTTCGCACCACTAGTCAAAGAAGcaccttttcaattgtCATTTGGCCCTCATGGCATAAGGggtatttcattttttgaggaGTTTCTGAACTTGCATCCTGATGATCTGAAAAGGGCGTTGGAAGGTACTATCGTTGCAGTTTATTCATGCAAAACATATATTTCTACCGATAGTGACAATGCAGGTTTGCTCCCGATTCTCAAAAATATGCCCGAGGACACTTGCTTCATTGGCCTAGCAATCGTCCATTCGATTGATATTGACAACAAGTTTATGAATATATACATTCCAGACGTATTAGGTAAAAATGTAATCGAGGAGTCCGgaatgaatttgatacTTTTTAGAGGGAAAACTGATACTCCATTGTGTGAAATTTTCCCTCCTGATTCCATATTTTCGGATGCATCGACACCATTTATATCCAGAGAACGCAGAAAGAAATACGAACACGTTTGGAAAGTCCGTAAAAATATACTGAGACGCGGACATACCATGCAATAG
- the RIX7 gene encoding putative AAA family ATPase RIX7 (similar to Saccharomyces cerevisiae RIX7 (YLL034C); ancestral locus Anc_4.23) gives MVKSNSKKNTLRSSLDGKVENLIYRLLEEKSLEKKRALIAENNGDENEIAADDESFLTMCYAKDLDAPEIFMFCQTKDLSMLRVKKIVLQKTIEKVWKQMIQEESEEFGDILEQPELNANDQKFKDENMMIVDDSNDMNKSITNQWNRKSEPQPSSATPNPAELSSANSKKRIKESTTSKAKRQKVKEDRTPPLANLESIGGMDDVIAQLMELIGLPILHPEIYLSTGVEPPRGVLLHGPPGCGKTSIANALAGELQVPFISISAPSVVSGMSGESEKKIRDLFEEAKTLAPCLIFFDEIDAITPKRDGGAQREMERRIVAQLLTSMDELSMEKTNGKPVIVIGATNRPDSLDAALRRAGRFDREICLNVPNEISRENILKKMSQKLRLDGSFDFVRLAKLTPGFVGADLKALITASGTCAIKRIFQEYATLLPPQDNKMDVDRDAEAAHALKNTADMIDPLPLSTIQKFIQNFPEPLSEEQLQNLTITYDDFLKALPTIQPTAKREGFATVPDVTWTDVGALSKVRIELNMAIVQPIKRPELYEKVGISAPAGVLLWGPPGCGKTLLAKAVANESRANFISIKGPELLNKYVGESERAIRQVFTRARASVPCVIFFDELDALVPRRDTSLSESSSRVVNTLLTELDGLNDRHGIFVIGATNRPDMIDPAMLRPGRLDKTLFIELPNTEEKLDILRTLTKSNGTPMASDVDLNKVVLDSRCGNFSGADIAALLRESSVLALKRSFFKTDQIQSVLDNNLDKEFEDLTVGGSNEEVLVTMADFTNALKKIKPSVSEKDRAKYDKLNKKMGWNDEVELQGENDTIQNSS, from the coding sequence ATGGTTAAGAGTAACTCAAAGAAGAACACATTGAGAAGTTCCTTGGACGGCAAGGTCGAGAATCTCATATACCGTCTGCTGGAGGAAAaatctcttgaaaagaagagagcACTCATTGCAGAGAACAACGGCGACGAAAATGAGATTGCAGCTGATGATGAATCCTTTCTAACCATGTGCTATGCTAAAGACTTGGATGCGCCAGAGATCTTTATGTTTTGTCAAACAAAGGACTTGTCGATGTTGAGAGTAAAAAAGATTgtgcttcaaaaaactattgaaaaagtatGGAAACAGATGATTCAGGAAGAATCTGAGGAGTTTGGGGACATACTAGAACAGCCAGAATTGAATGCGAatgatcaaaaatttaaagaCGAGAATATGATGATCGTTGACGATAGCAACGACATGAACAAAAGTATAACAAACCAGTGGAACCGCAAATCAGAGCCTCAGCCTTCCAGTGCTACTCCAAACCCTGCTGAGCTCTCTTCGGCAAACTCAAAGAAGCGCATCAAAGAATCCACAACATCGAAGGCCAAGCGACAGAAGGTCAAAGAAGACAGAACACCACCATTGGCAAATCTTGAGTCCATAGGTGGAATGGATGACGTTATTGCCCAGCTCATGGAACTGATTGGTTTGCCTATATTACATCCGGAAATATATTTGTCCACTGGAGTGGAGCCACCTCGTGGTGTTTTGTTACATGGACCGCCCGGTTGTGGTAAAACGTCCATAGCTAATGCATTAGCGGGCGAGTTACAAGTCCCTTTTATCTCGATATCAGCACCCTCTGTTGTTAGCGGTATGTCGGGGGAAAGTGAGAAAAAGATTAGAGATCTGTTTGAAGAAGCTAAAACCTTGGCACCCTGTCTCATATTTTTCGATGAGATTGATGCTATCACACCAAAACGTGATGGCGGAGCTCAAagagaaatggaaagaagaatagTGGCCCAACTTCTCACTTCAATGGATGAGCTTTCCATGGAAAAGACAAACGGTAAACCTGTCATTGTCATTGGAGCTACAAATAGGCCTGATTCCTTAGATGCTGCTCTGAGAAGAGCAGGAAGATTTGATAGAGAGATTTGTTTGAACGTTCCTAACGAGATTTCAAGAGAAAACATCCTTAAGAAAATGTCACAGAAACTAAGACTCGATggttcttttgattttgtgaGACTTGCCAAATTGACCCCCGGTTTCGTTGGTGCAGATTTGAAGGCACTTATAACAGCATCTGGTACTTGTGCTATAAAGCGTatatttcaagaatatGCTACACTACTTCCCCCACAGGACAATAAGATGGATGTTGATCGGGATGCAGAAGCGGCGCACGCTCTTAAAAACACCGCTGACATGATTGACCCCCTGCCACTTTCGACAATCCAGAagtttattcaaaatttcccCGAGCCTTTGAGTGAGGAGCAATTACAAAACTTAACCATTACCTATGACGATTTCTTGAAAGCACTACCGACAATTCAACCAACCGCAAAAAGGGAAGGATTTGCAACGGTTCCCGATGTGACGTGGACAGATGTGGGTGCTCTTTCAAAGGTCAGAATCGAACTAAATATGGCAATTGTTCAGCCCATCAAAAGACCTGAGCTTTACGAGAAGGTCGGTATCAGCGCACCAGCAGGTGTATTGCTTTGGGGCCCACCAGGCTGTGGTAAAACGCTTCTCGCTAAGGCCGTTGCAAATGAATCTCGTGCCAACTTCATATCCATAAAAGGTCCTGAACTGCTAAATAAATATGTCGgtgaatcagaaagagcAATAAGGCAAGTTTTCACCAGAGCTCGTGCTTCTGTTCCGTGtgtaatattttttgatgagttGGACGCTCTTGTCCCAAGACGTGACACATCGCTATCTGAATCATCGTCGCGAGTTGTAAACACATTGTTAACGGAATTGGATGGACTTAATGACAGACATGGAATATTTGTCATAGGCGCTACAAATAGGCCTGATATGATTGATCCAGCAATGTTGAGACCTGGTCGATTAGATAAGACTCTCTTCATTGAGCTTCCTAATACTGAGGAAAAGCTGGATATCCTGAGAACGCTCACAAAATCAAATGGCACGCCTATGGCATCCGAtgttgatttgaataaGGTAGTTTTAGACTCTCGTTGTGGGAATTTTTCAGGTGCTGACATTGCAGCTTTGCTAAGAGAAAGTTCGGTTCTGGCACTTAAGAGAAGTTTCTTTAAAACAGATCAAATCCAGTCTGTTCTAGACAATAATCTCGATAAAGAGTTCGAAGATTTAACGGTGGGTGGCtcaaatgaagaagttttGGTCACAATGGCTGATTTTACCAATGCGCTTAAGAAAATAAAACCCTCTGTCAGCGAAAAAGACAGGGCAAAGTATGATAAATTGAATAAGAAAATGGGGTGGAACGACGAAGTGGAGCTGCAAGGAGAAAATGACACCATCCAAAATAGTAGTTGA